The Syngnathus scovelli strain Florida chromosome 17, RoL_Ssco_1.2, whole genome shotgun sequence sequence CATTGTCAACAGGCTCAGGGGAGCCCTATGTGTAGGCTAAGGTAACCCTGACCGCAGACTGAGCCACTTGTCAGGGGTTAATCTGCTTCTCTCTGCAGGCTGGAGAGAAACTAGGCCAAACAACAGTGCGTGATGCAAATTTAATTCTCCAGCCAATGTTTTTGTGCTTCTGCTTTTACACAGCCAGCTGGAGCTCTCCAAAAGGCAGCCATGTACTGCTTTGTATAATAAGTGCTAGggaaaaaatgcatttattatctttatttattgttattgaCGGTTTGATATCACAGTTGAACAGTTATATATgagtactttaaaaaaaaatgaacaaatgagTTCATCTTGAGATGCACACAATAAACTAGTTTAATTATCACCTTAAGACAATGTGCGTGTGCGCAGGTTACCGATAAAGAAGATGATTGAATCATTGATGGTATGTAATGGATGCAAAAATAATAGGTGTCGCCTTACCTGGTCAGCAGCCATGGTTTGCAGGAATGATCTTTGGAGGAAACGCGTGCTGTAGTAGTTGCGGGACCGGACCAAGTCATCTGCTCTTAAATGCAGTCCCGATAAGACAAGCACATCGGCGGCGTCATCGCGTGGTGCAATAAAAAGACGCTCCACGTCTCATTTATCATGATGTCTATCTACTACGGCGCGTAAAATCCGCTGGCGGAAGGAAAGGCGCGGCGCCGCGCCGCGTGGAGACCGAGGTAGGGAAGCTTGGAGTAGGCAAGACAAGACAGCACCTGCTTCTCCACCGTATGGAATAGGATGATGGAAATGAGAGAAAGCCATCAGCAATCCATCACATCTTCTAGTTGACCTTTTTCATGCGTCCCAGCGAGCAACGGCAAGCATGCATCCCTCCCCACCTCTGACAATACTCTCTACCTGtctccccctcccttcctccatccatctctctctcttctccacccacctctcgctctttctctctctatctctctctctttctctctctaccGGGAGAGGGAGCCAAAGTGATAGACGAGTCGCCCCAATTGAAgtgaaaaacatatttttggtTGCAAATGTATTTCTCATCTTTTAGCACGGCTTTTGTTCGTCACTCGTGGGCATTTTGGTGGATGGCTCTTGAGATTTACCTCAATTATTGTTTTCCTTTGAAACATTTGAATCATTTCTAATTCCAGTTAAAGACAATATTTGGTATTTTTTCCCCTGAACAACAACAAGAGTTATTTCCCCATTTaaaacaggatcccatgagagctATATTCTGCCTGTTTTATCTTTGTCCTTACGGCAACACACttaattcaaatgatcagcatCATGAAGGTCAGCCGGGAAACGTGCAAATCATGTGCCAGTACATCGGCGTCATTCATTATGACCTCCATGTCTTGGTTGTGTGCTGCTGAAAATTATAACCTTCATAACGTATTTccaaccaagacacacaaagcctcCCTCTCATGAATCAAATGATCATCCATAATACATCTGAGCATTTAGAGTACAAATTCAAAAAGGAAGACCAACAATTGGTGTTCATGCCTGGTTCTGGCACAGAATGCAAAATACCtgagtcattaaaaaaatatatatttttaaataaattcaaATATACAATTTAAAGTGGCCTTTCTCCTGGATTTTCACTTCCCACTCCAGGCAGTACACTGAATGTTAATGCAAATGGTTGTCAGTCTCTAAATTGACCCTGTGACCTGCTATGGGCATCGTCTACGATTTGCCGAAAGTATGCTACGATAAGCTTCAGCTGCACGCAACCCTGAACAAGATAAGCGTGatggaaaattgatggatgggtGACCGACAATGATCCGATTCATGTGTGAATGTTCAGACTGACTTTCAGTGTGTCAagctctgtgactgactggctgACTGATGAGTACCAAAGTATTACTACTAGTAGTACTATTTCTTGGCTGCCATACCAACTTAATGGTATATCTCCCAAGGATGCTGACGTGAGTTAGCTTATTTGAATCCAGCAGGTTTGCATTTAAGAGCAGTCAAATCATGACGCAAAAGGAATTACAGCTATTTTACATTCAGATGAGATACAAAGGCCAAAGACATTTCCATAACCTGCCCTGTCCTGTCCCTATTTGAACCATCACTTGAAAGTAGATAGGCTCCACTTGTTAAAAAGTCATTTCCCATAGCCTTTGTCTGATTGATTCTCAGTCTGCTTTCAAATCTTCCAGTCTTACATTCTGGGATGGTCAATTGCTTTGCAGAGATAGCTTGGGGACAGCATTGTCTGTCGCCTTTGTTTCTGCATGTGGCAgagcattacaaaaaaaaaaaaaaaaaaaaggtaacaaATTGGCATTGCATGCATCTTTTTAAGAATTGACTTTTTCTTTAGATTCTGGTATTTGGTAGAATCAATATATTGTTGAGTTAAGAATACTTTTGGTTTAAGATAGACTGACttaacactaataataataataatagtaataataataataataataacaataataagtgTAATGCATAGAAACCCCTTGATTTTAAGTTTTACCGTATTAATCCCATGAATATTTTGTCAGATAGGGGAGATGCATATACTACATATGTATTCATGCTACGTCCAAGTTATGTCTCTTTGTTGTatttacacctttttttttttttttaaaacaatgccTCTGGGAAGGTTGTTTAAACATTGTGTGGAAAGTTGTTTACTCTGGTGgaacagggagggggggggcatcacTATAAGAGATCAGTGACCTTGATTTACAAATGATGTAGTATGTGTTTGTTCtatgcaaataaaaaatatgcttGTATACATTGAGTTCTAAGGTCATTCCATCATTTCAGGTATGCTCTCAACTTAAAAAAGCTACTCAGGTGTGTTGCTTAGTGAGTttggtatttgtttttatggcaTTTTCCAAATGGCCCTGTTACCTGTCAAACAACTGaatattttttccacatttacTGCAGTAAGTAAAGTGTTTGTAATAGTATTTATTTTCTTGCTGTGAATAGTTTGTCACATTGTCTTAACTTTTAATGACTCAGTAACAGGAGGCTGCCGGGGTTGCCAATGAGTGCAGGGAACGGGGCTGATTTGGGAACTGGGGTGACGCTGGCGGAAAAAGGAAGGCAGCAGAGCGCGAAGCTGACGCACGGCAGGCcgagataacagaaaataaaGTGGCGGGTTCCAGCACGGTGCGAGACATACTAACAATATGGCGGTCAACGATGACACTTCCCATAGCAGGGAGACATTTGTCTTCATTTCTATACTCGGCCCAAGTGTTGTGACTAACAAATATGAAGGAGTGAAAAACTCATGGCGAAATCTGGTGTGGGGAGAGGCTACAGAACTAATATGAGGAGACATGACATTAACAAACTCAAGTGCATAATAGGGCAACCAGCTCACCATAAATACGAGAGTTGAAGCAATTAGTAGAGCGGTAGCCTTTTTGTTACGCCTGTGCGCAGCCAAAGACCCCCTGTAGCCATGGAGGTGCGAGATGATAAGGCCACAGTTGACGGCAATACAAAGGAGAGGGCCGACGTAATAGACAAGGAAAGCCGGGATCAGAAAAAACAGCCAGTCATCTCGGCCTACTGACCATGTGCAACCGCCGTTAAAGTCGATGTAGGTGAGTTTGGGTAACGCCATGGCTACTGAGACCAGCCAAATAGCCACAACGACTGATAACCTGCGGAAGAgaatgggagagtattaaagacaggctgcttttttttcttctccattaATGGATGTGTAAACTTGAGCAAAAACGTTTAGTGCAAAATTGACCTATATTTTCTATAGAAAGGTTTCAGTAGAACAGATGAATTAAGCTTAATTGAACTGGACTCAAATATTCTATGCTGAAAGTTAAATTTATGAGAAACAATTTCACCAGCTTCTGATCAATTTGAACTCCAAGATACTTACACATATGTCAAGTTCACAGgtcaaaaagtcaaaaagtcaaagtctcctttattgtcaattcctccgcatgtcaagacacacaaagagatcgaaattacgtttctcactatcccagggtgacaagacagagttcacagcgcacatacaagtaaacaacacaggaaaaataaaacaagaagatgaacaataagagtgatagcacgctagccgctcccgatgcacagcagagtccggaaagatgacagtcaaccaggccactgtgaacacgagcacacagcaggcacgcactgtccggttcgtggatcctatcaggcgaacacaACCCATCTTTTCGTcctgcgaacgaacgtacgccaggagaatggaaggcacggctgggcgacctGGGTTGgctgcaagcctggcccgacgtctccgcgctggcccctcttccgctgcctcgcagacccgctgcagacccgctgccgacgcatcccaacaatgctccaggacggagcagtccgagctcacgacgcagtccaaccgggggaggaagagcaggccagtccggcgtcgctccatgacgaagcagtccgagcgcccttaatctctccgcaccaaagtccagaacgccataaaacccacttccgccgatgttgagcagaacatgcccgccgcactagtagcacgacgtatcacacgagacggacatacacaaaactgccggacaaacactcagtaaacactcacaaaataccgaacgggacagagagtggccgctgcgtgtgcacgcgccgccatcttgtccCCGGTGCAACAATATGGTAGCGAAGCACAGACAAAGTAGCCAGGCTGAAAATTTCCACTCCCACTGTTATGGAAGTCATGAATCCCAGCAAAATGCAGCTGGCATCTCCAAGCTGCCAATCCTGGAAAGCAGCACTCAGAAGCACACAGGGCAAGGTGAGCAGAGCACCCATATCTGCCAGGCTTAGGTTCAAGAGCAGAAGGGAGGTCGGCTTTGAGCGACTCCGAGGATTTTTGATCAAAACCAACCACAGGAGAAGGTGACCCACCAACCCCCAAAGGAGAGATACCAGGCTGACCAAGGGCAGCACCACATTAAACGAGATGGTagttgttggaaatgatatactttttatcattggattctatgtatctacttttgtgtgcaagactctccgcagtaatgtcacctctctggctggaaaggagcccgagctggtgtgcgaggcagaaagattccgactagatatagtcggactagcctccacacacagtttgggttccggtacaagccctctcgagaggggctggactctcttccactctggagttgcccacggtgagaggcgtcgagcaggtgtgggtatacttattgccccccggctgggcgcctgcacattggggttcaccccggtgaacgagagggtagcctccctccgccttcgggtggggggacgggtcctgactgttgtttgtgtctatgcaccaaacagcagctcagagtacccacccttcttggggtccctggaggaagtgctggagagcgctccttctggggactctatcgttctactgggtgacttcaatgctcacgtgggcaatgacagtgagacctggaagggcgtgattgggaggaacggcccccctgatctgaacccgagcggtgttctattgttggacttctgtgctcgacacggattttcaataatgaacaccatgttcaaacataagggtgtccatgtgtgcacttggcaccaggacaccctaggccgcagttcgatgatcgactttgtagtcgtgtcatcggatttgcggccgcatgttttggacactcgggtgaagagaggggcggagctgtcaactgatcaccacctggtggtgggttggctccgatggtgggggaagatgccggtccgacctggcagacccaaacgctctgtgagggtctgctgggaacgtctggcagaatctcctgtcaggaagagcttcaactcccacctccggcagagcttttcccacgtcccgggggaggcgggggacattgagtctgagtggaccatgttccgcgcctccattgttgaggcggccgaccggagctgtggccgtaaggtcgttggtgcctgtcgtggcggcaacccccgaacccgctggtggacaccggcggtaagggatgccgtcaagctgaagaaggagtcctatcgggccgttttggcctgcgggactccggaggcagctgacaggtaccggatggccaagcggaacgcggcttcggcggttgctgaggcaaaaacccgggcgtgggaggagttcggtgaggccatggagaatgactttcggacggcttcgaggaaattctggtccaccatccggcgtctcaggagggggaagcagtgcaacgtcaacactgtttacagtggggatggcgtgctgctgacctcgactcgggacgtcgtgagtcggtggggagaatacttcgaagacctcctcaattccacctacacgccttccattgaggaagcagggcctagagactctgaggcggattctccaatctctggggtcgaagtcactgaggtagttaaaaaactcctcggtggcaaggccccgggggtggatgagatccgcccagagttcttaaaggctctggatgttgtggggctgtcatggctgacacgcctctacaacgttgcgtggacatcggggacagtgcctctggattggcagactggggtggtggttcccctctttaagaagggggaccggagggtgtgttccaattacaggggaatcacactcctcagcctccctggtaaggtctattcaggggtgctggagaggagggtccgtcgggaggtcgaacctcggattcaggaggagcagtgtggctttcgtcctggccgtggaacagtggaccagctctacaccctcggcaggatcctcgagggtgcatgggagtttgcccaaccagtccacatgtgttttgtggacttggagaaggcgttcgaccgtgtccctcgggaggttctgtggagggtgcttcgggagtacggggtgccgagccaactgataagggcggttcggtccctgtatcaccgatgccagagtctggtccgcatttccggcagtaagtcggattcgttcccagtgagggttggactccgccaaggctgccctttgtcaccaattctgttcataatttttatggacagaatttctaggcgcagccgaggcgttgagggggtccggtttggggacctcagcatcgcgtctctgctttttgcagatgacgtggtgctgttggcttcttcaggccgtgatctccagctctcgctggaacggttcgcagccgagtgcgaagcggtcgggatgagggtcagcacctccaaatccgagtccatggtcctcgatcggaaaagggtggaatgccctctccggatcggggatgagatcctgccccaagtgtaggagttcaagtatcttggagtcttgttcacgagtgaggggaggatggagcgtgagatcgacaggcggatcggtgcagcgtcggcagtaatgcggaccctgtaccggtccgttgtggtgaagagagagctgagccaaaaggcaaagctctcaatttaccggtcgatttacgctcctaccctcacctatggtcacgagctatgggtcgtgaccgaaagaacgagatctcggatacaagcggccgaaatgagttttctccgcaggatgtccgggctctcccttagagatagggtgagaagctcggtcatccgggagagactcggagtagagtcgctactcctccacgttgagaggagccagatgaggtggctcgggcatcttatcaggatgcctcctggacgcctccctggggaggtgttccgggcatgtcccaccggtaggagaccccggggacgacccaggacgcgctggagagactatgtctctcagctggcctgggaacgccttgggatcccccgggatgagctggatgaagtggctggggagagggaagtctgggagtccctcctgaagctgttgcccccgcgacccgaccccggataagcggaagaagatggatggatggatggatggactctccgcagtatgtgaccatctagccttgtgaaaatgatttgggggcatatggccgg is a genomic window containing:
- the si:ch211-119o8.4 gene encoding somatostatin receptor type 5, whose translation is MIKSISFPTTTISFNVVLPLVSLVSLLWGLVGHLLLWLVLIKNPRSRSKPTSLLLLNLSLADMGALLTLPCVLLSAAFQDWQLGDASCILLGFMTSITVGVEIFSLATLSVLRYHIVAPGTRWRRVHTQRPLSVPFVVVAIWLVSVAMALPKLTYIDFNGGCTWSVGRDDWLFFLIPAFLVYYVGPLLCIAVNCGLIISHLHGYRGSLAAHRRNKKATALLIASTLVFMVSWLPYYALEFVNVMSPHISSVASPHTRFRHEFFTPSYLLVTTLGPSIEMKTNVSLLWEVSSLTAILLVCLAPCWNPPLYFLLSRPAVRQLRALLPSFFRQRHPSSQISPVPCTHWQPRQPPVTESLKVKTM